GGGGCACATGGCAGATATAGACAAGCAAAGCAACTGTGTATATCAGATAGGGTAGATGGAGTCATTACATCGGCGTCAATTTATGAAAACACAGGTATTGTACTGGGAATGCTCCAAAAAGGATTTAAAGAAGAAAAAACAAAACCGGTGTTAAATCTGACCTTTGATGGAAATAAAAATGAGAATGACCAAACAAAAATAGATTCATTTATCTATTATTTGTAAGAAAGGAGTAACGTATGTATCATATACCCTGTAATAACAATACCGTTTGCAATAGTAATAAAAAAGATCAAGGACACCGTTGCCGGGACAAGAAAAACCGACGCGGACCGAGTAGTTTTCATATGCAAGACGCAACAAAAGTATTTGAAAAAATAGGTCTAAAATCAGGAGATACTTTTTTGGACTTGGGTTGTGGCGCAGGAGATTATTCAATGCATGCAGCCACACTGGTGGATGCAATTGGGCGTGTATATGCACTAGATTGTTGGCCTGAACTGGTCGAGACACTCGAAGAAGAGGCAAAACAACTGGGCATCTATAATCTATATCCGGTTGTTGCCGATATTCGCCGAGAAGTCCCTTTTGACAAGGGGACAATAGATGTTTGTATGATTGCTACAGTATTACATATGATGGATTTTCCTCTGCAGACAAGACGGGTATTTGAAGAAGTCAGACGCGTATTAAAGGAAGATGGGAAACTTGTGGTCCTTGAGTGCAAAAAAGAAAAAAGATTTTTTGGACCTTTGCTTGAATCGAGAATATCCCCTGAAATGCTTGAAAAAGAGTTGGTCCAATTTGGATTATACAAGGAGGACTATGTGGATTTAGGGGATAATTATATGATGATTTTTAGATAACTGTGGAAAAACGTGTTGAGCTACCGCTTGACAATTGGGTCTATATATACTAGGCTAAAGATAAGTCGATAAAGTATAGACCCAAGAGGTCTGCCATGAGTACCTATATAACCGATGTAGCTATAGCAGTAGCAACATCGGTTACATCATTATTACGACTATAAGGTTTGGAATTGATAAAAATTTAACGGAGGCGTGTGTGGTTATGGAAAAATTGTCGATTGGACAAATGGCAAAACTTAATAATGTATCGAAGCAGGCGCTGCGATATTACGACAAAATGCAACTATTAGAACCACTGATAGTAGATGAAGAAACCGGATATCGTTATTATAGCATCAAGCAAAGTGCCCGTTTGGACATGATCCAATATATGAAATCCATAGGTATGACACTTAAAGACATTAAAAAGCAATTAGACCTTAATGAACCCTCTTTTATTAAAAGCGTACTTCATAAAAATATGCATCAGATAGAAGAGCAGATTCGTGGGTTAGAATATCAAATGCGAGCGGTTGAACGTACGTTACGAAGCTATGAGCGCTATGAAACCGCGCCTCCCGACGGAACAATCATA
This sequence is a window from Vallitaleaceae bacterium 9-2. Protein-coding genes within it:
- a CDS encoding class I SAM-dependent methyltransferase, with product MYHIPCNNNTVCNSNKKDQGHRCRDKKNRRGPSSFHMQDATKVFEKIGLKSGDTFLDLGCGAGDYSMHAATLVDAIGRVYALDCWPELVETLEEEAKQLGIYNLYPVVADIRREVPFDKGTIDVCMIATVLHMMDFPLQTRRVFEEVRRVLKEDGKLVVLECKKEKRFFGPLLESRISPEMLEKELVQFGLYKEDYVDLGDNYMMIFR